In bacterium, a genomic segment contains:
- a CDS encoding glycosyltransferase family 2 protein, with protein MSASDGCLSVVMPCYNEVATIDEIVSRVLASPFTGELIVVDDGSTDGTQDRLSQYEDPRVTVLRHPENRGKGAAVRLGFGEASCEFVVIQDADLEYDPGDWDALMAPLVRGDADVVYGVRMQEGPSHRVPYFWHMVANRVLTLLSNMLTGVRLSDMATCYKAFRLEVIRSFDLRENRFGIDTEITAKVAAGGWRIWETGVSYTSRNYAEGKKITWKDGIAAFVCIVRYGISVRVRKLGRRA; from the coding sequence GTGAGTGCCTCAGACGGGTGCCTATCGGTGGTAATGCCCTGCTACAACGAGGTCGCTACCATCGACGAGATCGTCTCCAGGGTGCTTGCCAGTCCCTTCACCGGTGAGTTGATAGTGGTCGACGACGGTTCGACCGACGGAACGCAGGACCGGCTGTCCCAATACGAAGACCCTCGTGTCACGGTCTTGCGACATCCCGAGAACCGCGGCAAGGGTGCCGCGGTGCGGCTGGGTTTCGGCGAGGCAAGTTGCGAATTCGTGGTGATCCAGGACGCCGACCTCGAGTACGACCCCGGTGACTGGGACGCGCTGATGGCGCCCCTGGTGCGCGGGGACGCCGACGTGGTGTACGGAGTCCGCATGCAGGAGGGCCCGTCGCATAGGGTGCCGTACTTCTGGCACATGGTCGCCAACCGAGTGCTGACCCTGCTGTCGAACATGCTCACCGGCGTGCGCCTGTCAGACATGGCGACCTGCTACAAGGCGTTCCGCCTCGAGGTCATACGATCCTTCGACCTGCGCGAGAACCGCTTCGGGATTGACACGGAGATCACGGCGAAGGTGGCGGCCGGCGGTTGGCGCATCTGGGAGACCGGGGTCTCCTATACGAGCCGGAACTACGCCGAAGGCAAGAAGATCACATGGAAGGACGGCATCGCCGCCTTCGTGTGCATCGTTCGCTACGGGATCTCCGTACGTGTCCGCAAACTCGGGAGGCGCGCCTGA